A window of the Diabrotica undecimpunctata isolate CICGRU chromosome 1, icDiaUnde3, whole genome shotgun sequence genome harbors these coding sequences:
- the LOC140448480 gene encoding protein FAM200C-like, with protein sequence MAEIMCGQKEAKKLNSVPLSAKIVKEQISILTENVKEQLDETTDFRSNSQLMVYVRYIDVDNFEEELLFCSPLELRSRGIDVYNKVNKYFNAQSLKWENCISESLHGVPAMLDHINGFSAFVKKNNPNIEVTHCMIHRQALMVKYLEPTLEAVMHDVIKININIISAREIVSAIGLKLQYWRQKVEPNKTATFSRLALFLEDCENITFADIKDTIVRHLIKLRKRFSDYFPDLDPLTLSCIADPFTCEIAMIPEEPSGLAEAILELRSNIQFESKPNLLSFWMSKAAKAFNIVHEDAVKKLLPFGTTYLCEQGISTLMNIKTKDRNRLNAEDCVQIALTPSPNFEAIVSNMKPLP encoded by the exons ATGGCAGAGATTATGTGTGGtcaaaaagaagcaaagaaactgAATTCAGTGCCCTTGTCTGCGAAAATTGTGaaagaacaaatttctatatTAACAGAAAATGTAAAGGAACAG CTTGACGAGACAACTGATTTTCGTAGCAATTCACAGCTAATGGTATATGTTCGCTACATAGATGTAGATAATTTTGAAGAGGAATtgctgttttgttctcctctcgaGTTGAGATCTCGTGGAATTGATgtctacaataaagtaaataaatatttcaatgcGCAAAGTTTAAAATGGGAAAACTGTATTTCTGAATCTTTGCATGGAGTTCCAGCTATGCTGGATCATATTAATGGTTTTTCggcttttgtaaaaaaaaataacccaAATATTGAAGTTACTCACTGTATGATCCATCGTCAGGCCCTTATGGTCAAATATTTAGAACCTACACTGGAAGCTGTCATGCATGATGTCATCAAGATT aatattaatatcatttcagCGAGAGAAATAGTGTCAGCAATTGGGTTAAAGCTGCAATATTGGAGACAGAAAGTAGAACCGAACAAGACAGCTACTTTTTCAAGGTTAGCTTTGTTTTTGGAAGATTGCGAAAATATTACTTTTGCTGACATCAAGGATACAATTGTAAGACATCTTATCAAACTCAGAAAGCGGTTTTCAGATTACTTTCCAGATCTTGATCCACTTACTCTCAGTTGCATTGCAGATCCTTTTACATGTGAAATTGCTATGATACCAGAAGAACCTTCAGGTTTAGCAGAAGCAATTCTTGAACTTCGATCTAATATTCAATTTGAGAGTAAACCAAATCTGTTATCTTTTTGGATGTCAAAAGCTGCAAAGGCTTTCAACATTGTACATGAAGATGCGGTTAAAAAATTGTTGCCATTTGGAACAACATATTTGTGCGAACAAGGCATTTCCACTTTAATGAACATAAAAACAAAGGACAGAAATCGATTAAACGCTGAAGACTGTGTTCAAATCGCTCTTACACCAAGTCCCAATTTTGAAGCAATTGTATCGAACATGAAACCTCTCCCATGA